A portion of the Elusimicrobiota bacterium genome contains these proteins:
- the pleD gene encoding Response regulator PleD, with translation MKTTFEIEGFDVKTARDGRNIQKISSDFKPDLVVTDLMMPGVGGFDVIRQLQSDPVTNKVPVLLITGSNMNESTKSMMQMESNLVGYFEKPVRPETLLRKIHKLLNTASLSEQRAADSTKDYPTNFNDIF, from the coding sequence ATGAAAACGACTTTTGAAATTGAAGGATTCGATGTCAAAACCGCGCGCGATGGCCGAAATATCCAAAAAATATCCAGTGATTTTAAACCTGATTTGGTGGTCACAGACTTGATGATGCCGGGTGTCGGAGGTTTTGACGTGATTCGGCAACTCCAAAGCGACCCCGTGACGAATAAAGTCCCCGTTCTGCTCATAACAGGGTCCAATATGAACGAGTCCACAAAATCGATGATGCAAATGGAGTCGAACCTTGTGGGATATTTTGAAAAACCCGTTCGTCCCGAAACTCTGTTACGAAAAATCCACAAATTGTTGAACACCGCTTCTTTATCTGAGCAGCGGGCCGCCGATTCAACCAAAGACTATCCAACCAATTTCAACGACATTTTCTGA
- the panD gene encoding Aspartate 1-decarboxylase codes for MLRRMCRAKIHRATITASRLDYEGSIEVDQVLMEKAGILEHEMVLVANLANGQRFETYVIKGARHSGVIGLNGAAARLGSPGDKIIIMSVAWMEETMAKKLKPQFVQVDQHNHVIAIRPGVKRG; via the coding sequence ATGTTAAGACGAATGTGTCGAGCAAAAATTCACCGGGCCACCATCACTGCCAGTAGGCTTGATTATGAAGGTAGCATTGAAGTCGATCAGGTTCTCATGGAAAAGGCCGGTATTCTTGAGCATGAGATGGTATTGGTGGCCAACCTGGCCAATGGCCAACGATTTGAAACCTATGTGATCAAAGGCGCTCGTCATTCGGGTGTTATTGGTCTTAATGGCGCTGCGGCGCGATTGGGTTCTCCGGGTGACAAGATCATTATTATGTCTGTGGCGTGGATGGAGGAAACGATGGCCAAAAAACTGAAACCTCAATTTGTTCAAGTTGACCAACACAACCACGTTATCGCCATTCGTCCTGGAGTCAAACGTGGCTAA
- the sasA_14 gene encoding Adaptive-response sensory-kinase SasA has translation MTAMDWGSQLRLFKERLAKRLWALPTVTESEKEIVFKEYLSDLDEFEKKINQILDEHKSKEKVSNDENDLLRSLLGVSEDDLKSKTLILSQEKLALEREKNNLLEEAQELRKRLAELEGENESLRLRLSDFEKKSEEFRLQQLRQRDNDIRYFSENNELLKSQAKDLESRISNLRHLFTQANQSYLTEKQQEITLLQKKLMEDMESTLKRKQELSWSEEEMFAKGVAQRVRSTLVSAQGQLLLTLERLGLLDPKNKSESFWKARLHLLVEGAQELSENFQRVQAQLQDVTSALDDYLHLTNRRELVSGPVSLKELVEREMAELFAERRPTLAVEFLSDDPVPDIPGDLALLRFIIHELLKNALEALVNESGQIIISIKNRSDLGMVQLVVRDTGKGIPEHLAPRLFQPFFSTKEHRQGLSLSRARRYAEFHGGVLEMLQTGKDGTTFQLELPLRKEGSLLLRSLLPESALEKRKAS, from the coding sequence ATGACCGCGATGGATTGGGGAAGTCAGCTTCGACTCTTCAAAGAAAGATTGGCCAAACGCTTGTGGGCGTTGCCCACAGTCACCGAAAGCGAAAAAGAAATCGTGTTCAAGGAGTATCTGTCCGACCTGGATGAATTCGAAAAAAAAATCAACCAGATCTTAGATGAGCACAAATCCAAAGAGAAAGTGTCCAATGATGAAAATGATTTGTTGAGGTCGCTTTTGGGCGTATCGGAGGACGATCTTAAATCAAAGACCTTGATTCTAAGCCAAGAAAAACTGGCGTTGGAGCGTGAAAAGAACAACTTGTTGGAAGAAGCCCAAGAACTTCGCAAGAGACTGGCCGAATTGGAAGGTGAAAATGAGTCTTTGCGGTTGCGGCTGAGCGATTTTGAAAAAAAATCCGAAGAATTTCGTCTTCAACAGTTGCGCCAACGGGACAACGATATACGGTATTTTTCAGAGAACAACGAACTGCTCAAAAGCCAAGCGAAAGATTTGGAATCGAGGATTTCCAATTTGAGACACCTTTTCACTCAAGCCAACCAATCCTATCTCACCGAAAAACAACAAGAAATTACCCTGCTCCAAAAAAAATTAATGGAGGACATGGAATCCACCTTAAAACGGAAACAGGAGCTTTCGTGGAGTGAAGAAGAAATGTTTGCCAAAGGTGTGGCCCAGCGGGTTCGGTCCACTTTGGTGTCGGCTCAGGGGCAGCTCTTATTAACGTTGGAACGATTGGGGCTGTTGGATCCAAAAAACAAAAGCGAGAGTTTTTGGAAAGCGCGGTTGCATTTGTTGGTCGAGGGCGCCCAAGAATTGAGCGAGAATTTTCAGAGAGTTCAAGCCCAACTGCAAGACGTGACGTCCGCCTTGGATGATTATTTGCATCTCACCAACCGCCGGGAGCTAGTGTCTGGCCCCGTCTCATTGAAAGAGCTGGTGGAACGGGAAATGGCGGAATTGTTTGCGGAGCGTCGCCCCACTCTTGCCGTCGAATTTCTATCGGATGATCCCGTGCCCGATATTCCCGGGGATTTGGCTTTGTTGCGCTTCATCATCCATGAATTGTTGAAAAATGCCTTGGAGGCGCTTGTTAATGAGTCGGGGCAAATTATCATCTCCATCAAAAACCGTTCGGATTTGGGCATGGTTCAATTGGTGGTCCGGGATACGGGGAAGGGTATTCCCGAACATTTGGCGCCTCGTCTTTTTCAGCCTTTTTTTTCAACCAAAGAGCATCGTCAGGGACTCAGCTTAAGCCGGGCCCGGCGCTACGCTGAATTTCACGGCGGCGTTTTGGAAATGTTGCAAACAGGAAAGGATGGAACCACGTTCCAGCTTGAGTTGCCTTTAAGAAAAGAAGGAAGCCTTCTCTTGCGCTCCTTATTGCCAGAGAGCGCGCTCGAGAAGCGCAAGGCAAGTTGA
- the hemH gene encoding Ferrochelatase yields the protein MTKPMFNKKRAILFLNLGGPATQNDVRPFLFRLFEDPEIIRIPFTPLRKGVAWVLSLARDKESQAMYQKIGGGSPIRRLTENQAMRTENLLKKKGFDTIVQTAFTCSDPLVEDVVKDLSDQGVENFLSFPLYPQYSLTTTKGALNRTRAAVKRFSPQAKLIEICSWHLHPLFLQSHSELIRQSIATMPDPKEEHIHLVFSAHSIPEKLVTESGDPYQQQMEETVRGVLEALKWKGPWTLSWQSKLGPLKWIGPSTKETLIQLGAKGVKQILVVPIAFVTDHIETLYELDQELSQVASESGIQTYKRVPGLNSHPTFIEALADLALNQKEFWN from the coding sequence ATGACCAAGCCAATGTTCAATAAAAAGCGCGCCATTTTATTCCTTAATTTGGGCGGACCCGCAACCCAGAATGATGTGCGCCCTTTTCTGTTTCGCCTTTTTGAAGATCCTGAAATTATTCGAATACCTTTCACTCCTTTAAGAAAAGGTGTGGCCTGGGTCCTCTCCTTGGCTCGAGACAAAGAATCACAAGCGATGTACCAAAAAATCGGGGGCGGATCCCCGATCAGGCGCCTGACCGAAAACCAAGCGATGCGAACTGAAAACTTATTGAAGAAGAAGGGATTTGACACCATCGTCCAAACCGCGTTCACTTGTTCAGATCCTCTCGTTGAAGATGTGGTCAAGGATCTCTCTGATCAGGGCGTTGAGAATTTCCTTTCATTTCCTCTTTACCCCCAATACTCTCTCACCACCACCAAAGGCGCATTGAATCGAACCCGGGCCGCCGTGAAACGTTTTTCCCCTCAAGCCAAGTTAATTGAAATTTGTTCCTGGCACCTCCATCCCTTGTTTCTTCAATCCCATTCGGAACTCATCAGACAATCGATTGCGACCATGCCTGACCCGAAGGAAGAACATATCCACTTGGTGTTTTCGGCGCATTCCATTCCAGAAAAATTGGTCACGGAATCAGGCGATCCCTATCAACAACAAATGGAGGAGACCGTTCGAGGCGTCCTCGAAGCTTTGAAGTGGAAGGGCCCTTGGACTCTGTCGTGGCAATCCAAACTGGGCCCTCTTAAGTGGATTGGACCCTCCACCAAAGAAACCTTGATCCAGCTGGGCGCGAAAGGGGTGAAACAAATCTTGGTGGTTCCCATCGCTTTCGTGACCGATCATATTGAAACCCTCTATGAATTGGACCAGGAACTATCGCAAGTGGCTTCTGAATCAGGCATTCAAACCTACAAACGGGTTCCGGGATTGAACAGCCATCCGACTTTCATCGAGGCCTTGGCCGATTTGGCACTCAATCAAAAAGAATTCTGGAACTAA
- the nosF_1 gene encoding putative ABC transporter ATP-binding protein NosF — translation MSIIKFENLTKIYRRSHLGMTKESVGLTDLSLEINSGEVFGLLGLNGSGKTTTIKLLLGLLRPTKGKVEVLGKSMPDLTALKKIGYLPEAAYINKYLTGREAIRTFAKLSKIPKARQEACVDDIIEKVGLSNSANRRVSDYSKGMMQRVSMAQALLHDPEILIMDEPVTGLDPLAIQELRQLILFLKSKGKTIFLSSHNISEVERVCDRIGILAGGRVERLMEHAEWKGQEGKLEKIFAESVRRTEGIGPLKFIEEVPRKAS, via the coding sequence ATGAGCATTATTAAATTTGAAAACCTAACCAAGATTTATCGGCGGTCTCATCTTGGGATGACCAAAGAAAGCGTGGGGCTGACGGACCTTTCATTGGAAATCAACTCAGGAGAAGTTTTCGGGTTGCTCGGACTCAATGGTTCAGGAAAAACCACCACCATCAAGCTTTTGTTGGGTTTGCTTCGTCCAACGAAAGGGAAAGTGGAAGTGTTGGGGAAATCGATGCCCGATCTAACCGCTTTAAAAAAAATCGGCTATTTGCCGGAAGCCGCCTACATCAATAAATATTTGACGGGGCGCGAGGCCATTCGGACTTTCGCGAAACTTTCCAAAATTCCAAAAGCCAGGCAGGAGGCTTGCGTCGATGACATCATCGAAAAGGTGGGGTTGTCGAACAGCGCCAACCGGCGTGTGTCGGATTACTCAAAAGGCATGATGCAGCGAGTCAGCATGGCTCAAGCTCTCTTGCATGATCCTGAGATTCTCATCATGGACGAACCTGTGACGGGTTTGGACCCCTTGGCCATTCAGGAATTAAGGCAGTTGATCCTTTTTCTCAAATCAAAAGGAAAGACAATTTTTTTGTCGTCTCATAACATTTCTGAAGTGGAACGCGTGTGCGATCGAATTGGGATTTTGGCGGGAGGGCGCGTGGAGCGCCTCATGGAACATGCCGAATGGAAAGGGCAAGAAGGAAAACTTGAGAAGATTTTTGCCGAGTCAGTTCGACGGACAGAAGGAATAGGTCCTTTGAAATTTATTGAGGAGGTCCCACGGAAAGCCTCTTAG
- the apbE gene encoding FAD:protein FMN transferase: MLRYCLWVNIICWGVLPAVEAGEISRVRQLMGTFCEMTVDSPWSVEIAAPLIGSSFNEIDRLEGLLSTYQVSSEVSTLNSHASQSPQPCSPDVFELMRLSIFLSSQTKGAFDVSVGPLMDYWKLGPPSTHLFQNLSEALMNVGFQSVSLEPKARTLSFQRPHMKLDFGAIGKGFALDKALNILRAADVSRALINFGGQISAYSENPDRPWEVQIADPSQPNKIIATLKLISGSVSTSSQIEQKKTKQGKRRGHILDPRTGRPIQFKGSVTVVGPESAWVDALSTALAVLGPEEGLQLLETTFPGYEAVYLIPRKSGWTQKTTKNFGQYIQ, encoded by the coding sequence ATGTTACGGTATTGTCTTTGGGTCAATATTATTTGTTGGGGAGTTCTGCCGGCGGTAGAGGCGGGTGAAATTTCTCGCGTTCGTCAATTAATGGGGACTTTTTGCGAGATGACGGTGGATTCTCCTTGGTCAGTGGAGATAGCGGCACCCCTTATTGGATCATCTTTTAATGAAATAGATCGACTTGAAGGTTTGTTGAGCACCTACCAGGTATCCAGTGAAGTATCGACTCTCAATTCTCACGCTTCACAATCCCCTCAACCTTGTTCTCCTGATGTTTTTGAATTGATGCGGCTTTCCATTTTCCTTTCCTCCCAAACAAAAGGGGCCTTTGATGTGTCGGTTGGACCTCTGATGGATTATTGGAAGTTGGGGCCACCCTCCACTCATTTATTTCAGAATTTATCTGAAGCCTTGATGAATGTTGGCTTTCAATCTGTCTCTCTTGAGCCAAAGGCGCGAACCCTTTCTTTTCAACGTCCTCACATGAAGTTGGATTTCGGCGCGATTGGTAAGGGTTTCGCTCTGGACAAAGCCCTGAATATTTTAAGGGCGGCGGATGTATCTCGAGCGTTGATTAACTTTGGAGGGCAAATATCAGCTTATTCTGAGAATCCCGATCGGCCTTGGGAGGTTCAAATAGCCGACCCATCGCAGCCGAATAAGATTATTGCCACTCTAAAATTAATTTCGGGATCAGTGTCCACCTCCTCTCAAATCGAACAAAAAAAAACCAAGCAGGGAAAGAGAAGGGGGCACATTCTTGACCCCCGAACGGGAAGACCGATTCAATTTAAGGGAAGCGTCACCGTGGTGGGGCCGGAGTCCGCCTGGGTCGACGCCTTGTCAACCGCTCTGGCGGTGCTGGGGCCGGAGGAGGGTTTGCAGCTTCTGGAAACGACCTTCCCCGGTTATGAAGCGGTCTATTTGATTCCGAGAAAATCAGGCTGGACCCAAAAAACCACCAAAAATTTTGGTCAATACATTCAATAA